Proteins encoded in a region of the Ancylomarina subtilis genome:
- the panC gene encoding pantoate--beta-alanine ligase: MQIVKLIAETRSIISEHKANGKRVGFVPTMGALHDGHLSLVEQSKKENDITVVSIFVNPTQFNNPNDLKTYPRILDKDLELLSKFQPDIVFIPEVEEVYPEPDTRVFDFGDLDKVMEGKNRPGHFNGVAQVVSKLFNYITPDNAYFGQKDFQQVAVIKQMTKDLKLDINIVPCPIVRELDGLAMSSRNMLLSEVERKNAVKISETLFKACNLVPDFGVSQLKEWVISEINNNAYLEVEYFEIVDDTSLKSIEKWEDSNNRIACITVQVGKVRLIDNISL, from the coding sequence ATGCAAATAGTTAAATTAATTGCTGAAACACGATCAATCATTAGCGAACACAAGGCAAATGGTAAACGTGTTGGTTTTGTTCCTACAATGGGAGCTTTACACGATGGTCATCTATCATTAGTTGAACAATCGAAAAAGGAGAACGATATTACTGTTGTTAGTATTTTCGTTAATCCAACTCAGTTTAATAACCCTAATGATTTAAAAACTTATCCGAGAATTCTGGATAAAGATTTAGAGCTATTATCTAAATTCCAACCCGATATCGTCTTTATTCCTGAAGTAGAAGAAGTTTATCCTGAACCGGACACACGTGTTTTCGACTTTGGTGATCTCGATAAAGTGATGGAAGGAAAGAATCGCCCTGGTCATTTTAACGGAGTTGCGCAGGTTGTGAGCAAATTATTCAATTATATTACGCCTGATAATGCCTATTTTGGCCAAAAAGATTTCCAACAAGTTGCTGTTATTAAGCAGATGACAAAGGATCTTAAACTAGACATAAATATAGTACCATGCCCCATTGTTAGGGAGTTAGATGGTCTTGCAATGAGTTCTAGAAACATGCTGCTTTCAGAAGTAGAACGAAAAAATGCTGTAAAAATATCTGAAACTTTATTTAAAGCTTGTAACTTAGTGCCCGATTTTGGCGTATCCCAATTAAAAGAGTGGGTTATAAGCGAGATTAATAATAACGCTTATCTAGAAGTTGAATACTTTGAAATTGTTGATGATACAAGTTTAAAATCCATTGAAAAATGGGAGGATTCGAACAATCGAATTGCTTGCATCACCGTTCAAGTTGGAAAAGTAAGATTGATAGATAATATTTCTTTATAA
- the panD gene encoding aspartate 1-decarboxylase: protein MYIEVCKSKIHKASVTSANLQYVGSVTIDEDLMDAANLIENEKVQIVNVNNGERLETYVIRGERGSGTICLNGPAARKCAVGDVVIIISYASMEFEEAKTWEPSLVFPDTDTNKLI, encoded by the coding sequence ATGTATATTGAAGTTTGCAAATCGAAGATTCACAAAGCATCAGTTACCAGTGCGAATCTGCAATACGTTGGGTCAGTAACCATTGACGAAGATTTAATGGATGCTGCCAATCTTATTGAAAACGAAAAAGTGCAGATTGTTAACGTTAACAATGGTGAACGTCTGGAAACTTATGTGATTAGAGGCGAAAGAGGCTCTGGTACTATTTGTTTAAATGGTCCTGCTGCTCGTAAGTGCGCTGTGGGTGATGTGGTGATTATCATATCCTACGCCTCAATGGAATTTGAAGAAGCTAAGACCTGGGAACCCAGCTTAGTTTTTCCTGACACAGATACCAATAAATTGATCTAA
- the radA gene encoding DNA repair protein RadA has translation MPPKTKTAFFCQNCGVESPKWVGKCPSCGEWNTFVEEVIVKTNNKQTVGSNGQKPNKPQKISDIETSEEKRYNTQNNELNRVLGGGLVPGSMVLIGGEPGIGKSTLALQIALNLKNHTTLYISGEESAQQIKLRGNRLNSDNDRCLIVSETSMENIFSHIKNTKPDILVIDSIQTLGTQVVESAPGSISQIRECTAQLLRFAKESSVPVLLIGHITKDGNLAGPKILEHIVDTVLQFEGDQNHMYRILRATKNRFGSTSEMGIYEMRSNGLREVSNPSELLLSSNDESLSGVAISASMEGMRPFLIEVQALVSTAAYGTPQRSSTGFDLRRLNMLLAVLEKRAGFRIGTKDVFLNIAGGIKVNDPAIDLAVIIAVLSSSMDISLPKEVCFAGEIGLSSEIRPVNRIDQRISEAEKLGFKHIFIPKNNSKGLDTSKFKIKIHFVSKVGQVFQTLFKQ, from the coding sequence ATGCCTCCAAAAACAAAAACAGCTTTCTTCTGTCAGAATTGTGGTGTTGAATCACCTAAATGGGTTGGAAAATGCCCCTCTTGTGGAGAATGGAATACCTTTGTGGAAGAGGTGATTGTAAAAACAAACAACAAACAAACTGTTGGAAGTAATGGGCAGAAACCCAATAAGCCTCAGAAAATTTCGGATATTGAAACATCTGAAGAGAAACGATACAATACTCAGAACAATGAGTTAAATCGGGTTTTAGGAGGAGGTCTTGTTCCCGGATCAATGGTTTTAATTGGCGGCGAACCCGGTATTGGAAAATCGACTTTGGCTTTACAGATTGCTTTAAATCTTAAAAATCACACAACTCTTTATATTTCAGGAGAAGAGAGTGCACAACAAATAAAATTACGAGGGAATCGATTAAACTCGGATAATGATAGATGTTTGATCGTGAGCGAAACTTCAATGGAGAATATCTTTTCTCATATCAAAAATACCAAGCCTGATATTCTGGTGATTGATTCCATTCAAACATTGGGCACTCAAGTTGTAGAATCGGCTCCGGGTTCTATTTCGCAAATCAGAGAATGTACCGCTCAACTTTTACGTTTTGCAAAAGAATCCTCAGTTCCAGTTCTCCTTATTGGGCATATTACTAAAGATGGTAATTTGGCTGGGCCAAAAATTTTGGAACATATTGTGGATACCGTTTTGCAATTCGAAGGAGATCAGAACCATATGTATCGTATTCTGCGTGCAACCAAAAATCGTTTTGGATCGACCTCAGAAATGGGAATTTACGAAATGCGCAGCAATGGCTTACGCGAAGTAAGCAACCCATCGGAGTTGTTACTTTCATCAAACGATGAGAGTTTAAGTGGCGTGGCCATTTCAGCTTCAATGGAAGGCATGCGTCCTTTTCTGATCGAGGTTCAGGCTTTGGTCAGTACAGCCGCATACGGAACCCCGCAACGCTCGTCAACAGGTTTCGATCTTAGACGACTAAACATGCTGCTTGCTGTGCTTGAAAAACGTGCCGGCTTCCGAATTGGAACCAAAGATGTGTTCTTAAATATTGCAGGCGGAATTAAGGTGAACGATCCTGCTATCGATTTGGCAGTTATAATAGCCGTCCTTTCTTCAAGCATGGATATTTCACTTCCAAAGGAAGTCTGTTTTGCCGGAGAAATTGGTTTATCCAGCGAGATTAGACCGGTTAATCGGATTGATCAACGAATTAGTGAAGCAGAGAAACTCGGTTTCAAACATATTTTTATTCCTAAAAACAATTCGAAAGGTCTGGATACGTCAAAGTTCAAAATCAAAATTCACTTTGTAAGCAAAGTCGGACAGGTGTTCCAAACCCTATTCAAACAATAA
- the rfaE2 gene encoding D-glycero-beta-D-manno-heptose 1-phosphate adenylyltransferase: MNKLEIIKNKIFKEKESAFATLQTWRFKEEKIVFTNGCFDIVHRGHLEYLAQASNLGHKLVMGLNTDASVQRLKGPNRPINDEYSRALLLASLGFIDMVIFFDEETPYDLINFIQPDVLVKGSDYNAEDIVGYDIVKAKGGEIITLDFIEGFSSTGIINKIINTH; encoded by the coding sequence ATGAATAAGCTCGAAATTATCAAAAATAAAATATTTAAAGAAAAGGAATCAGCCTTCGCCACCCTTCAAACCTGGCGTTTTAAAGAGGAAAAAATTGTCTTTACCAACGGTTGTTTCGACATTGTACATCGAGGTCATTTGGAATACCTGGCACAAGCTTCGAATTTGGGACACAAACTTGTGATGGGATTAAATACCGATGCTTCTGTACAACGCTTAAAAGGACCCAATCGCCCTATAAACGATGAATACTCCAGAGCATTACTTCTCGCCTCATTGGGATTTATCGATATGGTCATCTTTTTTGATGAAGAAACCCCCTATGACTTGATAAACTTTATTCAGCCTGACGTTCTTGTAAAAGGAAGTGATTACAATGCTGAAGATATTGTCGGTTACGATATTGTAAAAGCAAAAGGTGGTGAAATTATTACACTCGATTTTATCGAAGGATTTTCCTCTACCGGAATCATTAATAAAATCATCAACACACACTAA